The genomic interval aaaaagacCAAAAGTAGAACATCAAAGGCAAGTAGAAGTCTTGCTGAAAGGAAGATAATAGCGTTCTCACTTCTCACTGTAAGATAGAGGAAACCTGTAAAAGAAAGAGGAAACCAATTTATAGAAGAGTTCTTCTACAGCCATTTCTATAGCCTCCCGCTGGGTTCTTCCactagtgtattttttttaaattttttaacatatatattttaaaaaaagtcacaacaacattaaaaaaataattccttaatcattaagtaaaaaaaaaaaaaaaaaagggccatCGGGACTCACCATCGGGAGAAGGGACacatagcatttctctttataGGAAGTTTATTTTTGCACCTTTCCTCTATCTCTCTTCTCAAAATCATCTCTTGGTTAAAACTCTCTCATTTTACCCATTTTCCTAGCCGGAAAGGAGGGAGGAGCTCCCTCTTCCACTTCCCCCTTTTCATgtttataagtttttaaaacttttttttttggttttactttCTGTAGCTCGTCTCCAATTTGAGTTACTACTTTGTGGTGACTAAATTCATACACACGCCGCCCCACATCCACCCGCCTATATGACAAGGATGGATGGAGTTTTTGTAGGGAGAGGCGGGTGGCAGTATGGCATATGGCCATCCAGCCCAAGCGAGACTGGGGGGCGGAAAGTGTTTCGATTTGCCCATATAGAGCGGGTAGCAACCCTAAATTGGTTGGAGTCAGTGGATCGAAGGCAAAGTTGGTAAGTTGGAGTCAGTCAGAAAAAACCACTGCCTCCTCCTCCAACTCtgatgagattttgtgaaagAATCCGACCCCACCTCTATTTTGCTGCAACTCCAACTCTGTTGGTGCAAAGTCGGTGCGGAGCCAATGCCAGAGTTTTGCATGCCCCTATTCTTGCTTTCTTGTATATTGAAACCCTTCATTTGATATATAGAAAATCACCATGTGTCTTAGTTATTCATTGTAATTCCTTTCATATGTAACTCCTTTTGCTGTTGCACATAAGGATTATTTGCAAGTTTTACAATGATATTAATCTTTTGAGAACAAGTTCTGAAGCCAATGAACTAAGACTGTTGGATCTGATTAAAAAATCACTTTTCTCATTTGCAAGCAATAAACCAATCTCTGTTTCAATCGTCATTCCTAAGTAGCCATAACTCCCATAAAATCAACATAAGAGTAATGGAAGTAAGGATGGAAACTTGATCCTTTCTTTTAGTAGCCAAAGTCTTCCTTTTCACATATAATTTCTAGGAAAATTACTTCATatataacacacacacacacacactaaacTTAAAATCAATTTATGGCATTCTAGCCTTCTGATACCAAACTCAATAAACATAGataatcaatttataattatttcagCATTCCACTCCTTGGCTAAGTCTAGGGAACATAGGCCTAGATCCAACTTATTgattgtttttaattattatctttttgcATTGCATCTCCTATAATGAGATTTTTGTTGGGGTCTTCTACCCCTCTTTTACTCTTATTTTGGTTTAATGCAATCCTGATTACCAAAAAGTTACCTTATGTTATCTTAACATTTAGCCTCTTTCAAAATCTAGAAACCATTAATTAGTTTACTGGTCTTGTTAGGGGTAAAAGTCTATTGGCCTAGATAAATCAAGTCCAACCCATCGAAGGATCACCACCAAGAAGCAAGTGGGAAGAGACAAAGAGGGGACAAGAAAAAGTAAGATGATAAGACAAGAGGGAAGGCAGGTGTAaggggaaagagagaaaaataagaagGGGGGAGGTCAAACACGCAAGAGGGATAGAGCGGTCATTCCTCACCACTCTCAAAGCCAGCATAAAATGGGATTAGAATGGATGAGAAAGAGACTCCTTCAATCTTCAACCTCACGACGAGAGCTTCAAAGAGAGGATCTTCTCTAGAAAATGAGTCTCCGATCTCCTTTGTACAATGAGAAATAAGAGATCATGAGAAACTGTAAAATGCTCATATTATAGTAGATGTGCCCTCAAAACGACCCATGGACGTAGGCACTATATCGAACCACATATATTTGTATGTCTCGATCTCTTATtatatttcttgtatttattttctattcactgCTATAGATGGATATACTAACACTATACAACCACTCCAAACTACCACCAAGGGTTCCAAACCACAACGATAGAGGCCTGAATCGTCACCGTGGGCCGTGAATGATTCTTTCTCCTATTTCCAGCCTGTTGTACGATTTTTGACATTTATATTTGGTGTCGTCTGTggaattgatttattttctacacCGAAAGTGGGAGAAAGACGATTTTACAGTGTGCGAAATAATATTAGATTGAGCAGATAAATTGTTTTTCCAAACAAGTATGCTCAACTTTtctactcttatttttattaacaatACTATTACAAAAATTGGGCGAATAAACTTTTCCTCGACCATGTAGTTAAAGATACTATGCACTTAAGTGTACTGTGCATAAAACACATACCACACGGATCGGGAAGATGAGTTACCCAACCACTTAAGTTGTAAGTCCTCTGTGCACTTTGAGTACACTTTGCAAAAATAGAGGTGAGAACACGGGTAAGAATTGTGCACTTAAATGCATTGtgcacatacacatacacaagTGGGCAAACACTATGCACTTCAGTAAAAAGTGCCACACAGTGCCATGCATGTCCCAATTGATTGCCATGCATAGTGCATAACGGGAGCATGACAACCGTGCACCTGGGAGGCTAGCGGCGGCCCACCGCGAGCCCAATTAACCCACCAGCGGCCACCACGTGGGCCTCCGGTGGTTTCTGTCTGCGTTACACCAAACCCTGTCCACAAGGTTCGTGCACAGTGCGCATAACGGGTGCATGTTGTCGTGGACCCAAAAGGCTCATGACAGCCAACCATGAACCCATTGAGCCTTTGTCGATGGTTTTCATCCCCCTCCCCCCAAGGCGATCTCTAGTGACAAGGaggtgcatgccatgcatgaaGGAACAACAAGTGCACGGTTAGAGGCTGATGACAGCCAAACTGCGAGTGCAAGGAACCATTGGCGGCCACCACCAAGGCCGTCGGAGTTTTCTGTTTGTAGGACAATGGTCCTTGACTGCAAGGGGCTCCTCCACCGCAAAACTCCAACCACCACATCGTACCACGGGACAGCCACGAAGCTCTGCCCAACTGTGAGCTCATGGAACCACCAGCAACCACCACCAAGTTGACAGCGATCATTGTTTAACCCGCCAGCGTAGTCTGTCGCTAGTGGGGTGTTCCTCAGCCATGCACATGAGTAGCCATCAAGCAACGTACACGGCGGGCAACCCCTTGCCCTGCCAGGGCTTGCAAGGCCAAAGCTCACCTGGCCTGTGTTTACTCGACCACCACTTTGCACAGCCAAAATGGGTTACTTAGCCTTAGGTCCCTTGACCATGAAGTTTCCCAGCCACTCAGTTTCTTAGCCAACACAAGTCCCTCATCCACCGTTAGTTCCTTGCCCAAGTTTTGCGGCCACTGTCAAAGCTTCTCAGCCAAGTGTTCCTCAACCATGAGTTGCATGGCCTGAACTCCTTGGCCATAGGTTGCCTGATTAGAGCATGCTCGACCACCATATTTCCTtggccactaagaggaaacttGGTGCACGGTGCACCAGAACACAACTCAAAGTTGCTAGACCAATAGAGAAATGTCCTCCACAACTTGATCAACCAACATAGGTCTTTTGGCCGCGTACAGAAAATGGCTCGACCAATCGAGCTCCTCCATCACGAGGAAGCCATAGTGTTGCATGTCCTTGGGCACACATTGCATGCCCCCATGGAACGTTCAAGGACCTCCCATGCAATTGTGTTTTATCCTCTCAAAGTACATGCCCCGAGAAAACGAGCAAAAAATTTTCTAGAGGCAATTAAGTCCACATCGCTTTGAAGATACTTGAAGACGGACAAGTTCCCCATCAGTAAACAAtctaaaaataacaaagaaaaaagaaagaagaaacagcAACCACCAACAGACAATTTCAATCAAACAAAATCGGCTACAGAGGCTAAATCACCTTGGTTCGTCTCTCTCAAGATTTGTgtgagtttcatttttattaacaaaattggTTCTTGTGACACGAAATACTGCCTACTCAGCCCCACACTGGCACCATTCAGACATCTTAAATTTGTCTTCATCAAAATAATTTGCTCGGTATCACGGGCATCCGAGACCTTCACCAAAGCATGGTTGCTCGCAAGCCTCGTTGTCACACCTCAAACCCTCACCACGCTTGAGCAAAACATTCAACTTTGCAAATCTCACACTTATAATTTGGATTATCTATGCTAACTGGTTTGACTTTTATAAAGATACTTGATTGCAAAGAGTCAATAGGCGGGACAAGTCACTTGACTGCCTAACCTCCATTGTGACGAGTCAACAGGTGGGAAAAGTCACTTGACTGCACGACCTCCCTCGTGACGAGTCAACATGCGGGACAAGTCACCTGATTGCCTGACCTCTCTCTCTTGGACAACAATATTAGCACAACATCTTCTCCTGCAAATGCTTAGTGTTTACACTCGTGCCACAACCGCTGCTAGCTGGTTTACCTCCAAGAATGAGCCTCTGAGCTCCACAACCGTCTCACGTGGGCTATCTTTCTGGAACGAGTCGACGGGCTTAGAAACTGTCTAAGTTGGACCTAGGGGGTCGACGAGCTCCCTGAGCACTTAGTGCGGGTTATTACAAACAAAATCTAAACAACTAAATGGAAACACCAACAACAATTCACATCATGGTGCAAAAATCTGCTAACGccatcaaaaacaaaaatcggTAAAATATGCACTCTTTGCTAAACGATAAAACAGTCTCATGCAACCTATCAAGCAAACGTTCATACAAGCTAACTCAAAGCCGAGTCTCTCCACTCACGGTGAAAAAAGGTGATGACAATCCCTTGAATACTTTGACCTTCACCCACAAGTTCAGCAAAGTCGAGTTTCTTAACTCATGGCAAACAATGACAATGACACTCCCTTGACGGCTTCGACCATCACGCATAGGTTCAACAAAGTCGGGTCCATAGACTCGCTATGATCTACGGGTGGTGACAGTCCCTTGACTACCTGACCCTTGCGCCTAAGTGGAGCTTTGCGCTCGCACCTAGtgtggtcgagtacatctcccgcctAAACCAAGCTCTGCGCTGGCACCTAAAGTGGTCGATCACATCTCATGCCCAAGTTGAGCTCCGCATTCGCACCTAGCTCTCCAAGTCAAGCTCCGCACTCACACTCGCACTTAGCGAGGTTGAGTACATCTCTTGCCTAGCTTAGTGCTCGAAAATCTTTATCACTTAAcgcaagcaaaacaaaaaccGAGGCCTTGCTCCcggaatttatttttctacatatTTCTACAAACTATCTATGTCGCAATTTaatttgaagattctcaagaccTCCTTACTGAGCAAGTCGGTCTTAAGAATGACGGGCATCTGTTAGGGGTAAAATCCCTTTGGCCCACATAAATCAAGCCCTACCCATCAAAGGGTCACCACCAGGAAGCAAGTAGGAAGAGATAAGGAGGGgacaaggaaaaacaaatgTTAGATGAAAAGACAAGAGGGGAACGTAGGTGTCAGGGCAAAGAGAGAAATAGGAGAAAGGGGGGAAAGCAAATTAGACACGTAAGAGGGATAAAGCAGCCATTCCTCACTATTCCCAGAGCCAGGATAAAAAGGGGATCAGAACGGATGAGAAAGGGACTCattcagcttcttcaacctcacgaaGAGAGCTCTAGAGAGAGGATCTTCTCCAGAAAATGGGTCTTCGATCTCTGTTGTACAGTAAGAAATAAGAGATCATGAGAAATTGTAAAATGctaatattatagtagattttccCTCAAAACGATCAGTGGTCGTAGGCACtgtgtcgaaccacgtaaatctgtgtgtctcgatctcttttttatatttcttgtatttattttctattcattatcatAGATGTATGTACAGACACTGTACAACAGCTTTCGACAACCACCAGGGATTCTAAACCACACAGATTGAGGCCTGAATCATCACCGTGGGTCAGGAATGATTCTTTATCCTATTTTCAGTTTGTTGTgtaatttttggcattaacaggTCCATTGcaaaaaaatggtaatttcaCTAAATAAAATGTGAAGTAATTCGAGATCGAATCGAGGACTaaataaaatcccaaaaaattattattttctattttttctaaattcttttcactttttatgtttttcgtGAATATCAGTGAACTAGATGTGAGAACAAAGCTTAAAGGTATGAGTAAGGAGAACATCTTTCACCTTGAACATCACGACACCAAGTTATCCCTTTCTGACTTCACCCATGCTAGCTCTATATATTgtttcttataatataatattacattttttgaGAGGAAATTAATCTCGAGTTTATCTTAAAACACAATTAGGTGACTTCGGGTATTTTACACTATCCAATGAAAGAGTACCACATCATAAATTCGTCAACTTACTGTGGGTTCACTCAGACGTTATTTCTCTTTAGAAATAATCTACCCATCATCTTGTTTATCAGCCCACACCCCACACCCTACGTAGCAAACCAAGTTCACTAACAAGTGAACCGGTTCTACCCTAACCCTTTCATCCCCCTCACGAAACCCTCCTCTTCATCTCCCCCTCAATGCCTTGTGTGtaaaaaatttgatgaaaaacaATAAAGTGAAAATCAAACCAACCCAAAATTGAgattgtggagagagagagagagagagagagagagagagcttgatgagagagagagggggttcgatgagagagagcttgaggagagaaaGGTCAATAAGAGAGATGGGTTCGGTGAAAgagtttgaggagagagagagagtcgtggAAAGAGGGGGATTGCATTTCTATAGAGAGAGTGAAGATAGATTGTAGATGTGGTTTCTGAAAGGGAGGGAgactggagagagagagagagtcgtaGAAAGAGGGGGATTGcatttctagagagagagagtgaagagaGATTGTAGAATCTAGATGTGGtttctaaggcctcgtttggaacTTTGactcaatctaattttaagttaagtctaacatccatacacccaactctcaaatcactaaattcatctcaactcaaaacatctttacatgcgggacccacaacctttttcaactcaacatctctttacacGCGGggctcacaacctttttcaacttcctataaatacatttaaactcatcttaacatccaaacacatctaaactcatcttaggtgggcccTACAAAACTCAATGCATCATCtgaactcactactattcataaagaactcaactcgtCTCAACTCAGGTCAATATCTAAATAAGGCCTGAAAGGGAGGGAGAGtgaagagagagtgagtgagtcgTGGAAAACGGGGGATTGCATTGctaaagagagagtgaagagagATTGTGGATATAGTTTCTGAAAGGGAGGGAGagtgaagagagagagtgagtcgTGGAAAGAGGGGGGATTGCATTTCTAGAGAGAGTGAGTCATGGATTGTAGATGTGGTTTCTGGAAGGGAGGGAGagtgaagagagagagtgagtcgTGGGGCGGGATTGCATTCATGAAAGGTTTATGTGTTCTGCATCTATTGTAAACTTGTTGTACCTGCCACATGTCACCCTCCCACACGTTCGGCCTGTAAGGGCTCCCAattaaccttaaaaaaaaaaaaaaaaaaaagaccaccCTAGAAGAAAGTCTTCACATACCTTTATTTCCACCCTATCTTTCTTGTGTGAATCCTGAATTTTGACGTTAAgaacttgtttattttcacaactcatctcaactcatcttatctaatcattacaactttctcaaattctcacgcaaaataaaagaaacaatttaaatttttcaaattttaaaataaaaataatattaaaaaatatatattctaacaatttttatttaacttttaactttaatctcaactcaattcattttatttgcgaaaacaaatgaAGCCTAAGAACTTTATTGCTTAGAAAACATACCCAAATAGATTGACTTTGAATgaagcctcttttttttttttttttttttttttgaggtgGTGAATGAAGCTTCTTGATTGCTTAGAAaacatacccaaaaaaaaaaaatggactctATTTCGATTTATGTTTAGGTAGTCTAGAACTATAGATAATGTCAAAGTCGTACCCTATCAGAACTTTCGAGACTACGTAATACCTACATGCAGATAATTTCTggcaaaaccaaaaaacaacgTGCATCTCAAAGTAGACACCAAAAATGTTATGATTGTTCCTATAGGTTCCAATAAATTACACCATAACATGTCTCGGCTAGTCATTCCAAGTGAATATTGAacaaaacttatctatttatgCTAACCTGTTCCCACACATTTGTTAAGAGGATAACATCAAATTTATCTACTCATAAAGACACTAAGCACAAGTACAAAACTGTTTCCATGTCGATCCATGGAGAGAGCCCTTTAATAGCAGCTCGATATACTTGAGACACATCAACTTATAATAATCCTTAACTCGAACAAGCTGTCATCATGAGACCTTTCGATTTAGGTTCTTCAATCCACAACCAAGACATTTAAGTATAACAGTCCCTGTGGATGGATCTGGctttataacaaatttaacacCAAGGAAATCTCTTATGTGTCTAAGCATTTCTATTCCATACGGTGAAAGCTTTGCGGAGCGAATCTTTGAAACATCTTGTGGACATAATGCACAAAGAAGAAATAACAATCCCTACAAAACAGTCATAACAGCAAAGATAATTAGAGGGCATaatggaaacaaaaaaatagaaacagaatcgATCATTAACAGCATATGCATTTGagttcttttttcctttttttaattcttatcaGCATTAAAATTCATACTGGAACCCAGATTCTCTTGTGCAAAAGCATTCAGTATCAACCATTCTTCAAGGATTACGGCATCGGAATTAGTTTTGGGATCAAAAGTCCATCCGACAACCATTTCCAAATATTGGCTGCTGAGATATTTCAGCTTCGTTTTGCAATTAACATGTCATatacacccaaaaaaaaaaaaaaaaaactaaggtaATAGATGGGGAATTGTTTTTGATTCCTACTTTGAAAACAACATTTGGATGAATCTCTTCTCAAATAAAGAAACCCGAATTTTGGTATCAGGGATTCTCAACAAAAAGTTTCTGTATGACACCAAATTAGAGGAATTTCAACCACAATGGTAGAATGATTGGCATTACCTAAAGACCTTTATATCATTCTTCAAATAAAAGGTCCATTTATAACTCCTAAAAACTATCGTAAGAAGAGGGCAAGCAGAGGGAAGTTCAACAGTTCTCACTAAATCTGCCTTTAAGAAATTTACAGTTTTTCTGAGCAAAAGGAAAGTTTACCGTTTTCAGTCATTTCACAATCCACTGAAAGGGATTGAACTATTTTCATAAAGTTTGTATTAAATTTATGCATGCTTCTTGAAGCCCTTTAGCTAATTTCACCAGGTGAGGTACAATTAGTTCCTAGGTTGGAATATTTACTAGGTTTTAATGAGTTGTATCCATAAACAAAAAGGATTTTGACAAGTGGATTAACTGATTTACATGTGCTTTCTGAAAGCTGCCTTTAAGAAGGTCCTGAAAAGAATTTACAAGTAAAAACCAAAAGGCATGCTAAAGGCCTTAGAAACAACAACATAATCGCCACATATTAagatcctctttttttttttttataagtgtcgCCACCTATTAAGATCCTCTACAGTTCCCAGAGTAATATACCATGTGGATTTCTTGGAAATCACAATCGTTGCTTTCAAACTCAATCGTATGGATTTTgccaaatcaaaatttaaagctTCAAGTGCTGATTCAGTAAAATCCATACCATTGAGTTTGAAAGCCACCATTGTATTTACGGAAATCAACCTGCCAGATTACATTAAGAATGATGCAGAGAACgacatgaataaatattttcttgcaGCTGTTTATACCAATCAGGATAGAGCGTATTTGTTGGGTTCACCCTTTTTTTCCCTGTTCTTAGTCATTCATATTGAGAAGAAAGATGAAAGAAATGGACTAGTAGAGGGCAAGAGGATTGAACTTTGTCAAATCAAGCACCAAAACATAATAATGCGCACAGCCAAATCACAGTtctaatgatatatatatatttttttaaaagattgatTCTATCAATGATTAAAGAGGAAGAAACTCCAGTACACAAGATGTATACCTCAAATCCACCTAATAATCAAATCCTGAAGATTAGAACTAGAAAGGGTAACTTTCAGATTTGCATTAAAGTCAATGCATCTATTTAATAAATTACACTTTTCACATTCGCAATTTGAATAGGACAGCAGATTAACAAGGACCTAATTAGATTTTATGAgtaatataaaaagaaagaccTAATTAATTACAAGGTCAAAAACCCAATACAAGTAGTTGGTTAAGGATCTTAGACCATTAATTGACCATGAGCTCCAGCTCAAAGCACAACTACTCCCCAGATAAATGGGGTGTCCATGAAAGTGATTCAAGACCAATTGGttgcatgcatacataacaaatgaaaacaaaaattattttaaacctTTCAGTTGAATTAGAAGACAATAATCCATGGCCAAAAttgttatgaaatttttttgataggtaattacaaaaaaaaaaaaaaacagttatgAAATTACAAGTTAAAACTTTTCACAACAGGAAAAAGGCATATATCTTCATCTACCTTTGAGGCTTTGCCTATGTTATGTTAGTTATAAGGATGTGTCAGTAGTGTAACTGATACAAACAACTACCATATATCATATAAGCATCAATAGCACTATATGGATTTCTAGCATCCAAAACAAGCGAAAGGCCAATCTAGTGCCAAACATATCGAAAAAGAGATATCTTAACCAAGCATTTACTTGAAGACGAATCTAGTCCTGACTCCTCTAGTAAAACGTGAAGACGAATTTAGTCCAATGAACTAGAAGCataaagagaagagagagggggggggggtgttaagAAGATGAAAAACAGCAACTATGATGGTATGCAAACCTGATGTGTCGAATCTACCACGCCGCCTTGTTCGATTTCCCCAAGTAGAATAGAAGCAATTTGCTCACCAACATCTTCGGGAGGCATCAAGtctttcttctcatcttcaatATCACCCGTTTCTTCTTCCCGTGCATAAGCAATAGCCGTATCAGCCGAGATGAAGCAACCAGCATTAGTTTCCGCAACAAGTGAAATTCCATAACCAGGTGAGCTGCAATCAAATCATTGTTATCTAGATGAGCCAAACTACTTGCTTCATTAACATGCAAAAAACACCACAATggcattaaaatatattttcaaaataaacaaCTAATCCTATCTACTTAAAAGACATACTTTCCAGCTTGTGTGCCTGCCTTATGATCAGTAAAGATGTGAACATCAGGAATAAAGCGATTAAAAATTCCACGAGCAGCATGTATCATGGTGTTTTCAAACTGGGAAGACACCCTGGTGGAGAAAGTAACTCCTCTGATCCTTTTGACCATTCCAACATCGGTCCAGGTGACTGCCTGCAAAGCAAATCATATAAGACAGCTGCTAAATAGATTTAACAACACACAGGTACACGAGCACTCACATTCAGACTTTGAACAACTGGAATTGTCAAAACAACTTCTCCACCTCCATGAGGCGCAGATCCGCGAGACTCTATTTTTAGATCTAATCCTTCTGAAGGAACTCCAAAGCGCTTTAACAAGGGCAAGGTAGTAGATCGGAAAGTATCCACTGATGGGTCCTTAAAATCATTTGTAATACCTGAAAAGAACCAGCacatatcatcttattattattatttttaaatatatgtccattttattaattactctGTGTATGCCCAAAAGAGACATCTTTAAAATGTTCAAGGCCTCAGGCTTACAACACATAATTATTAACCAAAAACTCAAAGTAGAAACcaataacaataataagaaCAATAACAAGTCAAACAAAAAATCAACTGCATAAGCTAAGGATGATCAATGACTCCAGAAAAAAGTACCTTTTATTaagtaattgaaaattttattaaaatacaaacatGAGTACCTTTGAGCCTTATAGTGAGGGGTTTCTTTGCAAACAAACCaagcaaaatcaatggctccaAGAAATAGCCAATGGACCGACTGACACCACAATCATGGACAAGATGTCTCCCACCCATCACAATGCCAGGCTTGTACTTCAATTTGGTCCCTGCCACACATATTTCAAATCAATATCAACACAAATTACCAGTTTCGGTATTTATTATACCCTTGTCAAAAGATATTATATCACTTTGTGAAAAAATTACCCGTTTCATTAATTTCGATGACACAATCATCAGAGACCTTCTCAAACAACCGAAGGAGGGAGACCTCGTGTTGACGGAGGCCAGGCAGTGTATCGTCAGCACGGATATCCTCAATTAGAACGGGACTAGACGAGAGCGTGGCCAGCAAAAGCCTATGCCTAAGGTTCTGACTTCCCTTCAGCCTCTTGTAAGTTGTCTTCCCcattctctgtctctctctcagctCAAAGTGAGATCCACCTGCACTAGCATTGGATTAGCTATCACAAAAGTCAAAGTTTGGCTAATATGTCACTTTTTGGCTATTGGCTAAAATCACTCAAAATTTGAACTCTACATTGGATTGGCCATTGCACTccctataataataataataaaaattttaaaattttttttatctatttttaatgcaaatttttatttgtttaaatagtttcttattttcattttcataatctccaacaataattttcatttttattttcacaattcaacAATCTATACAATTAGCATCTCTAGTTGAGCaactaaggccttgtttgttttcgaaaaacatctcatctcatctcatctcatcttatctcatcattacaactttctcaaatctccacacaaaataaaataaacaattcaattttttcaaatcccaaaacaaaaataatattaaaaaatatattctaacattattttattcaactttttaactttaatctcatctcatctcatctcatctttgaaaacaaacgagccctaattgttctactttcattttcattttcacaatccaacaatATATTTGCTGCCcaaaattatcacaaaacacaTTTTGCCCACATATAACACCCACATATAACATTCTGCCCACATGTGACATTAACGCTCAAATTATCATTCTTCACATTCTGCCCACAAATAACAGTAGCATATAGTTGCTCAATTGAAGAATGGATCACATCAAAGCAAAATTCAGCTTCAATGATTCCTCCATTGTTACAGACTACTATTTTCCTCCAGGTGCTCTTAATTTATCATTCTTTATAGAAGAGCATTGGACAACAGCATGAAAGCTAAGGAACCCATTATTTTCATGAACAAAATCATTCTTTCCAGAAAAGCATTGAGCGATGTAACTTATgactattttttcagaaaaaaatatcGAAGGGACACCAATCCAACCTTGTAGAGATCTAACAATTAAAAACGCATTCTAGCCACCAAG from Juglans microcarpa x Juglans regia isolate MS1-56 chromosome 4S, Jm3101_v1.0, whole genome shotgun sequence carries:
- the LOC121262312 gene encoding probable RNA 3'-terminal phosphate cyclase-like protein, with the protein product MGKTTYKRLKGSQNLRHRLLLATLSSSPVLIEDIRADDTLPGLRQHEVSLLRLFEKVSDDCVIEINETGTKLKYKPGIVMGGRHLVHDCGVSRSIGYFLEPLILLGLFAKKPLTIRLKGITNDFKDPSVDTFRSTTLPLLKRFGVPSEGLDLKIESRGSAPHGGGEVVLTIPVVQSLNAVTWTDVGMVKRIRGVTFSTRVSSQFENTMIHAARGIFNRFIPDVHIFTDHKAGTQAGNSPGYGISLVAETNAGCFISADTAIAYAREEETGDIEDEKKDLMPPEDVGEQIASILLGEIEQGGVVDSTHQGLLFLLCALCPQDVSKIRSAKLSPYGIEMLRHIRDFLGVKFVIKPDPSTGTVILKCLGCGLKNLNRKVS